In the Saccharococcus thermophilus genome, TCTAATTTTTCTAACGCTTTGGCCCGATGGCTGATTTGATTTTTCTCTTCCGCCGATAATTGTGCCATCGTTTTTCCTTTTTGTGGGATGTAAAAAATCGGATCATAGCCAAACCCGTTTTCTCCTTGCGGTTTTTCGGTAATGTATCCTTCACACGTTCCCTCGACAACCGTGGTGCGCCGGCCTGGGGCGGCGACGGCAAGTGCGCAATGGAAACGGGCGGTTCGCTTTGCGAAAGGAACCCCTTCTAACTCTGATAACACTTTGGCGATGTTTTTTTGATCGTTCTTTTCTTCTCCGGCGTAGCGGGCGGAATATACACCTGGCCTTCCGCCTAACGCGTCAATCGACAGTCCAGAATCGTCGGCAATGACCATCGTGTTGAAATAGCGTGCCATCGCTTCTGCTTTTAGTATCGCATTTTCGGCAAACGTGCTGCCTGTTTCTTCTACATCAGGGCAATCAGGAAAGTCAAGAAGCGATTTTACTTCGACCCCTCTTTTTCCAAGAAGCGCCTGAAACTCTCGCGTTTTTCCGGCGTTTTTTGTCGCGATAATGACTTGTTTCATGATGCACTCCCACTTTCTCCGTTTCGTTTCATGTCAATTTGCAGAGCAAGCTCCCCTAACGTACTCCGCTGAATTTCAATCAGCTGTTGAATTCCGAATTGCGCCATATCTAATAGCTCATTTAATTGTTCGCGGGAAAACGTCGCTTCTTCCCCTGTCCCTTGAATTTCAACAAAGCGTCCCTCTCCTGTCATCACCACGTTCATATCAACTTCGGCTCGTGCGTCTTCGCTGTAGTTTAAATCAAGAATAATACCGTGTTCCGGATCGATTCCGACGGATGTTGCCGCGAGGAAATCATGGACAGGAAGTTCGTCTATTTTCTTTTCCTCGACTAATTTCGCAAATGCCAATACCATTGCTACGTATGCTCCTGTAATCGATGCGGTCCTCGTTCCCCCGTCTGCTTGAATGACGTCGCAGTCAATCCATACCGTTTTTTCGCCCAGTTTGTCCAATTGCACAACGGAACGAAGCGCTCGTCCGATCAGGCGCTGGATTTCCATCGTGCGTCCTGACACTTTTCCTTTGCTGGACTCCCTCACATTCCGCTGCTCTGTCGCTCTCGGCAGCATTGCATATTCCGCCGTAATCCATCCTTTCCCGCCGCCGCGCATAAACGGAGGCACTTTATCATCAATGCTCGCCGTACAAATGACTTTCGTATCGCCAACGGTAATCAATACGGATCCTTCCGCATGCTTAATGAAATGTTTCTCCATATGTACAGGGCGCAGTTGCTTATTATCTCTGCCATCGATCCTCATGAGAAAGCCTCCTTTGCCATAAAAAGAAAGAGGTAGAACATCGTCTACCTCTTTTTTATATCATAATATTGTATGGAACTGCCAGTCACTCCATCTATATTACATATTTTTCTGAAATAATATAAATCCTTTTACCATTCAGTTAGAATTTTCCGGTATTTATATTTACTGGTCTTGTTACAGGTTTGGATAACGGTTTGCCGTCTTCCCTTACTAGATTGGCTTTTCCATTTACCGTAATGGCGACGCTTTCCACTCCTTTTTGCTCCGTTAGCGACAAAACAAGACAGTTTAATACATCGTCAGCAATGACATTTTTCTTATTGCTGCCGTAAATCCCTTCGTTAAAGTTTAATGTCACCTTTCCGTTTTCATATTTTGGTTTTTCCAATAGCTTTGTATCTGGCTGAAACTCGCTGACAAGCCCGCTGCCATAGCTTGGCCCTTTTATTAACTCGTTCACAGCAGCGGTAATATCGTCTTTTTCTTTATTGGACACGCGCCGTGTCACTGGAACGTAGTACGTTTCATTTCCTTGCTGTTCAACAAAATAGACCGTAACTGGATGGGTGTTTGTAATATCATTGACACCGCTGTCATCCATATTAATCCCATCCTCACGGCTGACCCCACCTTGGATAGGGGTTTTGTTGACTGGCATCACGTCTTGGTCATAGCCGTTAATACGAATTTTGACTCTTTTTACATTATCAAACTGTGTCAGTGTCCATGTAATAGCTTGCAAAATTTTTTTCTCGTCTTCTGGTTTATAATGAGCAAACTCTGGAGAAAAATCGGCAATAAGCGTCCCATCCTTCTCTAACTTAGTCCCTAACACTGTTGTACCTGCCGGCAAGACAGCGCGAAATCCGTTTGGCAATATTTCTGAAACAGGACCGTCTTCCACTAAGTATTCGAGCACTTGCTTCGCTACCGCCTTTGTTTTTGGCAATTCTACCGTTTGCGGTACCACAAAACCATTTTTATCAATTAAGTAAAGTTCTCGTTTGACGGTTTCCACCGCTTTTTCTCCATCTTGTTTTCCCGCTTTATCTTTTGTTACTTCTTGCAATGATTTACCATCTTTTAAGTAACTGACATCTTGCGGTGGATCGATTTCTTTTACAGCTTCGTCCTTTCCAAATAATCCACAGCCACTAAGCAATAACAGCGATGTCACAACGGATGCGACTAATTTCCACGTTCCCCGATTGAACATAAAAATTCCCTCCTACTCATAGTTTGTACTACTATGTATACGAGCTTTTTGGGAAAATAGAATAAAAAAATCCTTTAGCCTTGTGGCTAAAGGATTTTTTTATAATTCAATCGTCTGAACGCGTTCAATTGGCTTTCCAAACCATTTGGAAGCAATTTTTTCGAACAGCTCCTTTGACCCTGTGGTGAAGAATAAATGTTCTACTTCTCGCTGTCCCGTATAAAGAAGATGGCTATGATGCAAAATTGCACTAACTTCACGGGCCGTTTCAACCCCGGAGCAAATCAGCTTGACGCGTTTTCCCATATACTCCCGAATCAACGGGCTTAGCAATGGATAATGAGTACAGCCTAAAATAAGAACATCGATATTGCTAGATCGGAACGGCTGCAGGGATTCGGCGACAACGTTTCGCGCTTCTTCCCCTTCAAAATTTCCGCTCTCTACAAGCGGCACAAATTTTGGACATGCTAAACTTTCGACATGGACACGGGGATTAATCGACTTTAATGCCTGTTCGTAAGCACCGCTTTTTACCGTACCAACGGTGCCAATGACGCCGATGTTCCCATTTTTTGTTACTTTCAGCGCGGCACGTGCTCCGGGGTGGATGACGCCTAATACCGGAATATCGAGTTGTTTGCGAATTTCGTCCAAAACGATCGCCGTTGCTGTATTGCAAGCAATCACCAGCATTTTAATATTATACTGCAATAAATAATTCGTCATTTCCCATGTGAATTGACGAATTTCTTCCTCCGGACGCGGTCCATATGGACAGCGCGCCGTATCTCCAAGATAAATAATCCGTTCTTTTGGTAATTGTCGCATAATTTCTTTTGCAACCGTTAATCCACCGACTCCTGAATCAATAACACCGATTGGTCTTTCCAAGTGATCGCCCTCATTCTTTCTTCATTTCTTGATGTAATTTGCGTAAGCATTTTTTCAAAAAAGCAATTTCTTCTTCAGAAAAATTTTGCAACATTTGCGCCAAGTCGTGTTGGCGCTTTGCAATGACTTCCTCAATAATGCGTTCTCCTTTTTCAAGGAGATGAATGCGCACAACTCGCCGATCATGCTTATCTTTTACTCTAGCAACGAGCCCGTTCCGCTCCATTCTGTCTACCAGATCGGTTGTTGTGCTGCATGCCAAATACATTTTGTTCGATAATTCGCCGATCGTCAAGTCCCCTTCTTCCAATAACCATTGCAGCGCGACAAATTGCGGCGGCGTAATTGGATATTGCGTTAAAATTTCACGGCCGCGTTGCTTTAAATTAGCTGCAATATATCGAAGCAACTTTTCCAATTCTGCAACAGTCTTTTCATCCATCGAAAGCGGCATACGATCTCCCCTACAAAACTACATTTATTATTTTTAACGTTTTTCTAAAAAAATGCAAGAACGATGTCAGACAACCAAATCCTTTTATGTCGTTCGACATAATTCGATATATTTCATTTTACACCACTTTTCCCCATAATCAATATAAAAATTCATGTCCGTTCACCAACATAACGAAGAAAGAACCACTTTGCGATTAAAAAATAACAAACCGGCTACCTTAAAAATAAGGTTAGCCGGCATTGTTTATAGTTCAAGCTCCCCCATTCGAAGCAGTTCAATAACTGCTTGCGAGCGCCCCTTTACTCCAAGCTTTTGCATTGCGTTCGAAATATGGTTGCGAACCGTTTTTTCGCTAATAAACAATTCTTTCGCGATTTCTTTCGTCGTCTTGTCTTGAACTAATAATTCAAATACCTCTTTTTCTCTCTTGGTTAGCAATGGCTTTGGTTGAAATGGTTTGTCCTTCAAGTGTTGTAACCCTCCTTGCTTTCACTAGACCTGAACTACCGGATGGGTATTTACTCACCATATAGTATGTGAAAGCAAGGGTTGCGGTGATGGAATTTCGCTTATCTAATAGAAAAATAGGTATTTTTTCTAAACAATCACGAAAAAAATCCTCCTCATGAAAACCATGAAGAGGATTTTTATTATTACACTTCGTCGCTTCCAAAGAAATCGCGGAACATTTGAATTGTTGTTTCGCG is a window encoding:
- the rph gene encoding ribonuclease PH, which encodes MRIDGRDNKQLRPVHMEKHFIKHAEGSVLITVGDTKVICTASIDDKVPPFMRGGGKGWITAEYAMLPRATEQRNVRESSKGKVSGRTMEIQRLIGRALRSVVQLDKLGEKTVWIDCDVIQADGGTRTASITGAYVAMVLAFAKLVEEKKIDELPVHDFLAATSVGIDPEHGIILDLNYSEDARAEVDMNVVMTGEGRFVEIQGTGEEATFSREQLNELLDMAQFGIQQLIEIQRSTLGELALQIDMKRNGESGSAS
- a CDS encoding helix-turn-helix domain-containing protein encodes the protein MKDKPFQPKPLLTKREKEVFELLVQDKTTKEIAKELFISEKTVRNHISNAMQKLGVKGRSQAVIELLRMGELEL
- a CDS encoding MarR family winged helix-turn-helix transcriptional regulator, which encodes MPLSMDEKTVAELEKLLRYIAANLKQRGREILTQYPITPPQFVALQWLLEEGDLTIGELSNKMYLACSTTTDLVDRMERNGLVARVKDKHDRRVVRIHLLEKGERIIEEVIAKRQHDLAQMLQNFSEEEIAFLKKCLRKLHQEMKKE
- the racE gene encoding glutamate racemase → MERPIGVIDSGVGGLTVAKEIMRQLPKERIIYLGDTARCPYGPRPEEEIRQFTWEMTNYLLQYNIKMLVIACNTATAIVLDEIRKQLDIPVLGVIHPGARAALKVTKNGNIGVIGTVGTVKSGAYEQALKSINPRVHVESLACPKFVPLVESGNFEGEEARNVVAESLQPFRSSNIDVLILGCTHYPLLSPLIREYMGKRVKLICSGVETAREVSAILHHSHLLYTGQREVEHLFFTTGSKELFEKIASKWFGKPIERVQTIEL
- a CDS encoding GerMN domain-containing protein, with the protein product MFNRGTWKLVASVVTSLLLLSGCGLFGKDEAVKEIDPPQDVSYLKDGKSLQEVTKDKAGKQDGEKAVETVKRELYLIDKNGFVVPQTVELPKTKAVAKQVLEYLVEDGPVSEILPNGFRAVLPAGTTVLGTKLEKDGTLIADFSPEFAHYKPEDEKKILQAITWTLTQFDNVKRVKIRINGYDQDVMPVNKTPIQGGVSREDGINMDDSGVNDITNTHPVTVYFVEQQGNETYYVPVTRRVSNKEKDDITAAVNELIKGPSYGSGLVSEFQPDTKLLEKPKYENGKVTLNFNEGIYGSNKKNVIADDVLNCLVLSLTEQKGVESVAITVNGKANLVREDGKPLSKPVTRPVNINTGKF
- a CDS encoding XTP/dITP diphosphatase: MKQVIIATKNAGKTREFQALLGKRGVEVKSLLDFPDCPDVEETGSTFAENAILKAEAMARYFNTMVIADDSGLSIDALGGRPGVYSARYAGEEKNDQKNIAKVLSELEGVPFAKRTARFHCALAVAAPGRRTTVVEGTCEGYITEKPQGENGFGYDPIFYIPQKGKTMAQLSAEEKNQISHRAKALEKLDKQWDEIINGKE